One Arthrobacter sp. StoSoilB20 DNA segment encodes these proteins:
- a CDS encoding single-stranded DNA-binding protein — protein sequence MAGETTITVIGNLTNDPELRFTPSGSAVANFTIASTPRTFDRQSNEWKDGETLFLRASVWREAAENVAESLTKGMRVIVSGRLKSRSYETKEGEKRTVIELEVDEIGPSLRYANAKVNRTQRSGGGQGGFGGGNAGGFGGGAPGGNQGGGNSGGTWGGNQPAQQQDDPWATPGVSNAGGWGNGPDSEPPF from the coding sequence ATGGCAGGCGAAACCACTATTACGGTCATCGGTAATCTCACCAATGACCCGGAGCTGCGGTTCACCCCGTCTGGCTCGGCAGTAGCGAACTTCACCATCGCTTCTACTCCCCGGACCTTTGACCGCCAGTCCAATGAGTGGAAGGACGGGGAAACCCTGTTCCTCCGCGCATCTGTCTGGCGCGAAGCGGCCGAGAACGTAGCGGAGTCCCTCACAAAGGGAATGCGCGTCATCGTTTCCGGCCGTTTGAAGAGCCGTTCCTACGAAACAAAAGAAGGCGAAAAGCGCACCGTTATCGAGCTTGAGGTCGACGAAATCGGCCCCAGCCTGCGTTACGCAAACGCCAAGGTCAACCGTACCCAGCGCTCCGGCGGTGGGCAGGGCGGCTTTGGTGGCGGTAACGCCGGTGGCTTCGGAGGTGGCGCTCCTGGTGGAAACCAGGGCGGCGGCAACTCCGGTGGAACCTGGGGCGGCAACCAGCCCGCACAGCAGCAGGATGACCCCTGGGCTACGCCCGGTGTCAGCAACGCTGGCGGCTGGGGCAACGGCCCGGATTCCGAACCTCCCTTCTAA
- the rpsF gene encoding 30S ribosomal protein S6: MRPYELMVIIDPEVEERTVESSLQKFLNVITTDGGTIEKVDIWGRRRLAYDIKKKSEGIYAVVNFTAAPATAKELDRQLSLNETIMRTKIIRPEDQKVVAE; the protein is encoded by the coding sequence ATGCGTCCTTACGAATTGATGGTAATCATCGACCCCGAGGTCGAAGAACGTACCGTAGAGTCGTCGCTTCAGAAGTTCCTCAATGTCATCACCACCGATGGTGGAACCATCGAAAAGGTAGACATCTGGGGCCGTCGCCGTCTGGCGTACGACATCAAGAAGAAGTCCGAAGGTATCTACGCAGTGGTGAACTTCACCGCAGCACCGGCTACCGCCAAGGAACTTGATCGCCAGCTGTCTCTCAACGAGACGATCATGCGCACCAAGATCATCCGTCCTGAAGACCAGAAGGTTGTTGCTGAGTAA
- a CDS encoding YnfA family protein, whose amino-acid sequence MTVLKSIILFILAAVAEIGGAWLIWQAVREGKAWWWAGLGVLALGIYGFFAAFQPDAHFGRVLAAYGGVFIVGSLAWGILMDGFRPDRWDVIGAAICVAGVGVIMFAPRPGA is encoded by the coding sequence ATGACCGTCCTGAAGTCCATCATTCTCTTCATTCTTGCCGCCGTTGCAGAGATCGGCGGTGCCTGGCTGATCTGGCAAGCCGTCCGTGAGGGCAAGGCCTGGTGGTGGGCTGGACTGGGCGTCCTGGCACTTGGCATTTACGGTTTCTTCGCAGCCTTCCAACCCGATGCCCACTTCGGCAGGGTTTTGGCAGCATATGGGGGCGTCTTCATCGTCGGCTCGCTCGCGTGGGGAATCCTCATGGACGGCTTCCGTCCCGACCGCTGGGACGTGATCGGCGCGGCCATCTGTGTTGCGGGCGTAGGCGTGATCATGTTCGCACCACGCCCGGGCGCCTAG
- a CDS encoding DUF1345 domain-containing protein, which yields MDNVRVKRSRLRFVVMVLAGAAAFAATGLSGSWVDAPAVGWAVAALVYVAWVWLVIARLDPSRTEQHATSEDPSRGVTDLLILVANLASLAAVAAVIVDSHAQGTGSRLASAALALGCVGLSWMLVQTLFTLRYAELYYSRDAHAGGSVGGISFNQDRPPQYTDFAYLATSLGMTYQVSDTNLGNHSIRLEALKHSLLSYLFGTVILAVTINLVIGLAQ from the coding sequence ATGGACAATGTCAGGGTGAAGCGGAGCCGGCTGCGGTTTGTGGTCATGGTGCTGGCCGGCGCAGCGGCTTTTGCCGCCACCGGCCTCTCGGGCAGTTGGGTGGACGCTCCGGCAGTTGGTTGGGCCGTGGCCGCACTGGTCTACGTTGCCTGGGTTTGGCTTGTCATCGCCCGGCTGGATCCGTCCCGCACGGAACAGCACGCAACCTCCGAGGACCCCTCCAGGGGAGTTACGGATCTTTTGATCCTCGTCGCCAATCTGGCCAGCCTCGCCGCCGTGGCAGCTGTGATCGTGGATTCCCATGCCCAGGGGACGGGCTCACGTTTGGCCTCTGCAGCTTTGGCTTTGGGGTGCGTGGGCCTGTCCTGGATGCTGGTCCAGACACTGTTCACACTCCGCTATGCAGAGCTCTACTACAGCAGGGACGCCCATGCCGGGGGTTCCGTGGGCGGCATCAGCTTCAATCAGGACCGGCCACCGCAGTACACGGATTTTGCCTACCTGGCCACCAGCCTGGGTATGACCTACCAGGTCTCCGACACCAATCTCGGAAACCACTCGATCCGGCTGGAAGCGCTCAAGCACAGCCTTCTTTCCTACTTGTTTGGAACCGTCATCCTGGCAGTGACCATCAACCTGGTCATCGGCCTGGCCCAATAA
- a CDS encoding amino acid permease — protein MHADQQLSKSLKPRHLSMIAIAGVIGAGLFVGSGAAIQQAGPGILVAYLAAGLVVILVMRMLGEMAAANPETGSFSTYADKALGRWAGFSIGWLYAWFWIIVLGIEATAGAAIMHRWVPGVDQWIWALVLMVLLTLTNLGSVKSYGEFEFWFASIKVAAIVIFLLAGIAAILGLMPGVSAPGVANLLDQGGFMPNGPGAVLAGILVVVFSFFGAEIATIAAGESENPVDAVKKAVKSTVWRILIFYIGSIAIVVTLLPWNDASVAKSPYVAVIELYGIPGAGTIMDIVVLTSVLSCLNSGLYTASRMLFSLSQRGDAPKSWMKISKRGVPAAAVLASTVVGFVTVGLNYIAPDTVFLFLVNTSGAIALFVWLVIAASQLILRKRMGAAAKDLDLKMWFFPYLTWIAIGAIVALIIGMVIIDSTRESLFLSLALAAIVVGIGVWRYRKRGATSPEATTEEAEQASIGGGPAS, from the coding sequence ATGCACGCTGACCAACAACTTTCAAAATCCCTGAAGCCCCGCCACCTCTCCATGATCGCCATTGCCGGCGTGATCGGCGCAGGACTGTTCGTTGGCTCGGGGGCCGCCATCCAGCAGGCCGGTCCCGGCATCCTCGTGGCCTACCTGGCTGCCGGCCTGGTGGTCATCCTGGTGATGCGGATGCTGGGCGAAATGGCTGCTGCCAACCCGGAGACCGGCTCGTTCTCCACATACGCTGACAAGGCCCTTGGCCGCTGGGCAGGGTTCAGTATTGGCTGGCTCTATGCCTGGTTCTGGATCATCGTCCTCGGCATCGAGGCAACGGCGGGCGCCGCCATCATGCACCGCTGGGTGCCCGGCGTGGACCAGTGGATCTGGGCGCTGGTTTTGATGGTGCTCCTGACATTGACCAACCTTGGCTCCGTGAAGTCCTACGGCGAGTTCGAGTTCTGGTTCGCGTCCATCAAGGTCGCTGCGATCGTCATATTCCTCCTTGCCGGCATCGCTGCCATCCTCGGCCTTATGCCGGGTGTTTCCGCGCCGGGCGTCGCCAACCTCCTGGACCAGGGCGGCTTCATGCCCAATGGTCCAGGCGCAGTCCTGGCGGGCATCCTCGTGGTGGTGTTCTCGTTCTTCGGCGCCGAAATCGCCACCATTGCCGCCGGCGAATCGGAGAACCCCGTAGACGCCGTGAAGAAGGCCGTGAAGTCCACCGTGTGGCGCATCCTGATCTTCTACATCGGCTCCATCGCCATTGTTGTCACGCTCCTGCCGTGGAACGACGCCTCCGTGGCCAAGAGCCCCTATGTTGCCGTGATCGAGCTCTACGGCATCCCGGGCGCAGGCACCATCATGGACATCGTGGTCCTCACCTCGGTGCTGTCCTGCCTCAACTCCGGCCTGTACACCGCCAGCCGCATGCTGTTCTCGCTCTCGCAACGTGGCGACGCTCCCAAGTCCTGGATGAAGATCTCCAAGCGTGGCGTGCCGGCAGCAGCAGTCCTGGCCTCCACCGTGGTGGGTTTCGTGACCGTTGGCCTGAACTACATCGCCCCGGACACAGTGTTCCTGTTCCTCGTGAACACCTCCGGAGCCATCGCACTCTTTGTGTGGCTGGTTATTGCGGCCTCGCAGCTCATCCTCCGCAAACGCATGGGTGCCGCGGCCAAGGACCTCGACCTCAAGATGTGGTTCTTCCCGTACCTCACGTGGATTGCAATCGGTGCCATCGTGGCGCTGATCATCGGCATGGTCATCATCGATTCCACCCGTGAATCGCTCTTCCTGTCGCTGGCACTGGCCGCGATCGTGGTGGGCATCGGTGTGTGGCGCTACCGCAAGCGCGGCGCCACTTCACCTGAGGCGACCACTGAAGAAGCCGAGCAGGCCAGCATCGGTGGGGGACCGGCGTCGTAA
- a CDS encoding M18 family aminopeptidase, with translation MPSNASTAIDHVQDLGAYVSASPSSFHAVHEAGRRLDAAGFTALDELEPWDGGAGRFYIIRDGALIAWVTPENAGPTTAFNILGAHTDSPSFKLKPKPTTGKFGWLQAGVEVYGGPLLNSWLDRELQLAGRLVMRDGTQHLTATGPLLRFPQLAIHLDRGVNDNGLHLSKQQHMNPIFGQGDPAGEDLLGLLADRVEGATVDAAAIGGYDVVVADTQPPAVFGANSEFFASGRMDNLSSTHAGLVALISHAATATEGGPIAVLAAFDHEEIGSNSRSGACGPILEDILVRISDGLGASVSQRRQAFAASFCVSADAGHAVHPNYAEKHDPANKPVLNGGPLLKINANQRYATDATGAAFWARLCDESGVPYQEYVSNNDLPCGSTIGPLTATRLGIRTVDVGIPLLSMHSARELCGVEDPRYLATAVELFFRTSL, from the coding sequence ATGCCTTCGAATGCCTCCACAGCAATTGACCATGTCCAGGACCTGGGTGCCTACGTTTCGGCATCACCGTCGAGCTTCCACGCAGTCCACGAAGCAGGGCGACGCCTGGACGCGGCCGGCTTCACGGCGCTGGATGAACTGGAGCCTTGGGATGGCGGGGCAGGTAGGTTCTACATCATTCGCGACGGCGCCCTGATCGCGTGGGTCACGCCGGAGAATGCGGGCCCCACCACGGCTTTCAATATCCTTGGCGCCCACACGGACTCACCGTCGTTCAAACTGAAGCCCAAGCCCACCACCGGCAAATTCGGTTGGCTGCAGGCCGGCGTCGAGGTTTACGGCGGTCCGCTGCTCAACTCCTGGCTGGACCGGGAACTGCAGTTGGCCGGAAGGTTGGTCATGCGTGACGGTACGCAGCATCTGACGGCCACGGGTCCCCTTCTTCGCTTCCCGCAATTGGCCATCCACCTGGACCGGGGGGTCAACGACAACGGGCTGCATTTGTCCAAGCAGCAGCACATGAACCCGATCTTCGGCCAGGGGGACCCTGCTGGTGAGGACCTCCTGGGATTGCTCGCGGATCGCGTTGAGGGCGCCACAGTGGATGCGGCTGCCATTGGCGGGTACGACGTCGTAGTGGCAGACACGCAGCCACCCGCGGTTTTCGGGGCCAACAGCGAGTTCTTCGCTTCAGGCCGAATGGACAACCTGTCCTCCACCCACGCCGGCTTGGTGGCATTGATCAGCCACGCTGCAACAGCTACGGAAGGGGGCCCGATCGCTGTTCTGGCCGCTTTCGATCATGAGGAGATCGGCTCCAACTCGCGTTCCGGTGCCTGCGGCCCCATCCTCGAAGACATCCTGGTCCGCATTTCGGACGGGCTCGGTGCCTCGGTGAGCCAGCGGCGGCAGGCCTTTGCGGCCTCGTTCTGCGTCTCGGCCGACGCGGGCCACGCCGTCCATCCCAACTATGCGGAAAAGCATGATCCTGCCAACAAGCCGGTGCTCAACGGTGGGCCGCTGCTGAAGATCAACGCCAACCAGCGCTATGCCACGGATGCTACGGGTGCTGCGTTCTGGGCCCGGCTGTGCGATGAGTCCGGTGTTCCATACCAGGAATATGTATCGAACAACGATCTCCCGTGCGGGTCCACCATTGGGCCCCTGACCGCTACGCGCCTTGGCATCCGGACGGTGGACGTGGGCATCCCCTTGCTGTCGATGCACTCTGCCCGCGAGCTGTGCGGCGTTGAGGATCCCCGGTATCTGGCGACTGCTGTTGAGCTGTTCTTCCGCACTTCGCTCTGA
- a CDS encoding intradiol ring-cleavage dioxygenase, whose protein sequence is MNTPHPNHDRGLEFDLSTLLNRRRTLGVLLGAGSAAALAACTPGTGGGAATPSSTGSAATTTQSSTAAASPSATSTVTRAFAECGVEIPEETLGPYPADGSNGPNVLEASGVVRRDIRSSFGTSSAKAEGVPLTVTLTLLDNANGCAPLAGAAVYVWHCDRNGKYSLYDPGLKNENFLRGVQEADAKGQLTFSTIYPGAYTGRWPHIHFEVFESMGNTTAAGQVLAVSQIALAEKACKEVYATTGYESSARNFPRTTLTSDNVFGDDGGIYQLATISGSVAGGYTAALNVTV, encoded by the coding sequence ATGAATACTCCCCACCCGAACCACGACCGCGGGCTTGAGTTCGACCTCTCCACGCTCCTCAACCGGCGGCGCACTTTGGGTGTCCTCCTGGGCGCCGGCTCGGCAGCAGCCCTGGCTGCCTGCACCCCGGGTACCGGAGGCGGCGCCGCAACGCCGTCGAGCACCGGCAGTGCCGCCACAACAACGCAAAGTTCGACGGCGGCCGCGTCACCTTCCGCTACCAGCACCGTCACGCGGGCCTTCGCCGAATGTGGCGTGGAAATCCCCGAAGAGACGTTGGGACCGTACCCCGCCGACGGAAGCAATGGCCCCAATGTGCTCGAAGCTTCCGGGGTGGTCCGGAGGGACATCCGTTCCAGCTTCGGAACCTCCTCCGCCAAGGCCGAGGGCGTGCCCCTGACTGTAACCCTGACGCTCCTGGACAATGCCAACGGCTGCGCGCCCTTGGCCGGCGCTGCGGTATACGTCTGGCACTGCGACCGGAACGGAAAGTATTCGCTCTACGATCCAGGCCTGAAGAACGAGAACTTCCTAAGGGGAGTGCAGGAAGCCGATGCAAAGGGACAGTTGACCTTCAGCACCATCTACCCCGGTGCCTACACGGGACGATGGCCGCATATTCACTTTGAGGTATTTGAATCCATGGGCAACACCACCGCAGCAGGGCAAGTATTGGCTGTCTCGCAGATCGCCCTTGCGGAAAAGGCGTGCAAGGAGGTCTATGCAACCACCGGCTACGAGTCCAGCGCCCGGAACTTCCCCAGGACGACGCTGACGTCCGACAACGTCTTCGGCGATGACGGAGGTATATACCAATTGGCGACTATATCCGGCTCGGTTGCGGGCGGTTATACGGCCGCGCTGAACGTCACCGTGTAA
- a CDS encoding cyclase family protein: MTPPLWQELAPLLRNRTFTDLTHAFHPGQPHFPAFPDESREALFNLEKGDGFTAHRYSIVGQWGTHVDPPSHFIRGGRTLDQLPVEDMILPLVVLNISERVAVDPDATPTLDDVHNWEARNGEIPAGSFVALRTGWSHRWPDSAAMANVDDDGISHTPGWSREVLEYLIEKRSVSAVGHEQTDTDPGMATSRQDFSLETYVLAQDKWQIELLASMDHLPEAGAALVASWAKPLEGSGFPARVFAIH; encoded by the coding sequence ATGACCCCTCCCCTTTGGCAGGAACTGGCACCACTGCTCCGCAACAGGACTTTCACGGACCTCACCCACGCCTTCCATCCCGGACAGCCGCACTTTCCGGCCTTCCCCGACGAGTCCAGGGAAGCCCTCTTCAACCTGGAAAAGGGCGACGGGTTCACGGCGCACCGGTACTCGATCGTGGGCCAGTGGGGCACCCACGTGGATCCGCCGTCGCATTTTATCCGCGGTGGCCGCACCCTCGATCAGCTGCCGGTGGAGGACATGATCCTGCCACTGGTTGTCCTGAACATCAGCGAACGCGTCGCGGTAGATCCGGATGCCACTCCTACCTTGGATGACGTCCACAACTGGGAAGCGCGGAACGGAGAGATCCCCGCCGGATCATTTGTTGCCCTGCGCACGGGGTGGAGCCACCGCTGGCCGGACAGCGCCGCCATGGCGAACGTCGATGACGACGGGATCAGCCACACCCCGGGGTGGTCGCGGGAGGTCCTGGAGTACCTGATCGAAAAGCGGTCAGTCAGCGCGGTAGGACACGAACAGACGGATACCGACCCCGGCATGGCTACGTCCCGGCAGGATTTCAGCCTGGAAACCTACGTCCTGGCGCAGGATAAGTGGCAAATTGAACTCCTTGCCTCCATGGACCACCTCCCGGAAGCAGGCGCCGCCCTGGTAGCTTCATGGGCCAAACCGCTCGAGGGCAGCGGTTTTCCCGCCAGGGTCTTCGCTATCCACTAG
- a CDS encoding IclR family transcriptional regulator, producing the protein MSKSSSMGRGMMALLAVGARHADGFDGGTVADVAAHLGKDRSQVSRSLKGAQQEGFLTRSDQREYSLDWSILTDAQLVTEQRLKTDGLTALEGLATETNEACFLGVLSGNSTVTIGEQVPESANLVGSWLGRPYPAYCSDAGQALLWDAPEAEIRKILGTVEFVKHGPNTPVSVDDFLDRLRKARVRGYSIVDEEAEPGLYSLSAPIRDFKGDVAAALQIVGPKMRVEPQREAFAVALGSWRTWLESRVGGIAPGVEA; encoded by the coding sequence ATGTCAAAGAGCTCCAGCATGGGACGCGGCATGATGGCCCTCCTTGCGGTGGGGGCGCGTCATGCGGACGGTTTCGACGGCGGCACGGTGGCCGACGTCGCGGCCCACCTTGGCAAAGACCGCAGCCAGGTGTCCAGAAGCCTCAAGGGTGCCCAGCAAGAGGGCTTCCTGACCCGCTCGGACCAACGCGAGTACAGCCTGGACTGGTCCATCCTGACGGATGCCCAACTGGTCACCGAACAACGCTTGAAGACCGATGGCCTCACCGCCTTGGAGGGCTTGGCCACGGAAACCAACGAGGCCTGCTTCCTTGGCGTATTGAGCGGAAACAGTACGGTCACCATTGGCGAGCAGGTTCCTGAAAGTGCAAACCTTGTGGGCTCCTGGTTGGGCCGCCCCTACCCCGCCTACTGCAGTGATGCCGGCCAGGCGCTTCTGTGGGATGCCCCCGAGGCGGAAATCCGGAAGATCCTTGGCACAGTGGAGTTCGTGAAGCACGGGCCCAATACGCCGGTCTCCGTGGATGACTTCCTGGATAGGCTCCGCAAGGCACGCGTCCGCGGGTACTCGATTGTTGATGAAGAAGCCGAGCCCGGCCTCTACTCTTTGTCCGCGCCCATCCGGGACTTCAAGGGCGATGTCGCCGCAGCCCTGCAAATTGTTGGGCCGAAGATGCGCGTAGAGCCCCAACGGGAAGCTTTCGCCGTCGCGCTTGGTTCCTGGCGGACGTGGCTTGAGTCCCGGGTGGGCGGGATTGCCCCCGGAGTTGAGGCCTAA
- a CDS encoding IclR family transcriptional regulator C-terminal domain-containing protein produces MEVSPEASSLAQGLRLVRMVTDREKQGRQLLGVSQLAAGLDMEQSRVSRLAQELCDLGLLERVDRGPFRTGPRFFSLAASLNSTWVQQSRAELEELVSAFGLRSRLSVREGVRVLLLRSSTNNSVLGGFAKPGMVTPVWCTGSGRALLWDHSQKDIGSLLRDVNFIGVGGPAAAHTAPEVSDLMERDRPGGYVLAAEEFEHGVWELAVPVRAGDGRIIAALSVLGSRSGVESNAPEIAAVLHAGAERLGTQGSSTQESGHPRNPSA; encoded by the coding sequence GTGGAGGTGTCACCGGAGGCGTCATCCCTGGCCCAGGGTCTTCGCCTTGTCCGCATGGTCACGGACCGCGAAAAGCAGGGACGCCAACTGTTGGGTGTCTCCCAGCTCGCAGCTGGCTTGGACATGGAGCAAAGCCGGGTCTCCCGATTGGCCCAGGAGTTGTGTGACCTGGGGCTGCTGGAGCGGGTGGACCGCGGACCGTTCCGGACAGGACCACGCTTCTTCAGCCTTGCAGCGTCCCTCAACAGTACGTGGGTACAGCAATCCCGAGCCGAGCTTGAAGAGCTGGTTTCCGCGTTCGGCCTGCGGTCCAGGCTCTCAGTGCGGGAGGGTGTCCGCGTTCTCTTGCTGCGTTCGTCAACCAATAACTCGGTCCTGGGCGGATTCGCCAAGCCCGGCATGGTCACGCCCGTATGGTGCACGGGGTCCGGGCGGGCCTTGCTGTGGGACCATTCGCAAAAGGACATTGGTTCCCTGCTCAGGGATGTCAACTTCATTGGCGTAGGTGGACCCGCGGCGGCACACACAGCTCCCGAAGTGTCAGATTTGATGGAACGCGACAGGCCGGGAGGCTACGTCTTGGCTGCCGAAGAATTTGAACATGGAGTCTGGGAGCTCGCCGTTCCCGTTCGCGCTGGGGATGGCCGGATCATTGCTGCCCTGAGCGTGCTGGGCAGTCGGTCCGGCGTAGAATCCAATGCCCCGGAAATCGCCGCCGTGCTTCACGCCGGCGCCGAACGCCTTGGCACCCAGGGATCCAGCACCCAGGAGTCCGGCCATCCAAGAAACCCAAGCGCCTAA
- the alr gene encoding alanine racemase has protein sequence MTDNLASWLEIDGAAFDANVRSMIAMLQDRALLCAVIKSDAYGHGADLLLPFLVASGVPYIGVGTNTEAALARKHGFTGKLLRVRAAAPQEIRAGLPHHIEELVADPQSAWEMSRIAAGEGRKLRVHLDINSSGISRHSLEVSSPSGRACAAGIISHPELELAGIMTHFPHDNVGHVKEALSRFKADSNAILYQAGISRHNVLLHAANSYTALNVPSAWLDMVRAGAVLYGDSDPGHSMFQRCMKFKARIGSINSYPAGSSVGYGLTHTLATDSRLATVTAGYGDGYRRSLGRRGHVLVRGQRVPVVDIVSMNSMVVDVSSVRDISPGDEVVLFGGQDGGQITVGELETANEAILADLYTVWANGARVLAADVSV, from the coding sequence GTGACCGACAACCTTGCCAGTTGGCTTGAGATTGACGGTGCTGCCTTCGACGCGAACGTCCGGTCCATGATCGCAATGCTCCAGGACCGGGCACTGTTGTGTGCCGTGATCAAATCCGACGCCTACGGGCACGGGGCGGACCTCCTGCTGCCGTTCCTGGTGGCGTCCGGCGTTCCGTACATAGGGGTAGGCACCAACACTGAAGCGGCACTTGCCCGGAAACACGGGTTCACCGGGAAGTTGCTGCGGGTCCGTGCCGCGGCGCCCCAGGAGATCCGGGCGGGCCTGCCCCACCACATTGAGGAACTCGTTGCCGATCCACAGAGTGCGTGGGAAATGAGCAGGATCGCAGCGGGGGAGGGGCGAAAGCTGCGCGTGCATCTGGATATCAATTCCTCAGGAATAAGCCGGCACAGCCTCGAGGTGTCCTCGCCTTCGGGACGTGCATGCGCTGCGGGAATCATCAGTCATCCGGAGTTGGAACTTGCCGGCATCATGACTCATTTTCCGCACGACAACGTAGGCCACGTGAAAGAAGCCTTGAGCCGCTTCAAGGCCGACTCGAACGCGATCCTCTACCAGGCCGGAATCTCCCGCCACAATGTCCTCCTGCATGCCGCCAACTCCTACACGGCACTGAACGTTCCGTCCGCTTGGTTGGACATGGTCCGGGCGGGTGCTGTGCTCTACGGCGATTCCGATCCCGGGCACTCCATGTTCCAACGCTGCATGAAGTTCAAAGCCCGGATCGGGTCCATCAACAGCTACCCGGCCGGCAGCAGTGTCGGATACGGGCTGACCCATACCCTTGCCACCGATTCACGCCTCGCCACAGTCACTGCGGGCTACGGTGACGGCTACCGACGCTCACTCGGACGGAGGGGGCATGTGCTGGTCCGTGGTCAACGGGTACCGGTAGTGGACATCGTCTCCATGAATTCGATGGTTGTGGATGTCTCTTCCGTCCGGGATATCAGCCCTGGTGACGAGGTAGTCCTCTTTGGTGGGCAGGATGGCGGGCAAATCACGGTGGGGGAGCTGGAGACGGCGAATGAGGCGATCCTCGCGGACCTCTACACGGTGTGGGCCAACGGTGCCCGTGTCCTTGCCGCGGACGTCAGCGTGTGA
- a CDS encoding amino acid permease, translated as MESSTPLKLDHPVDTPLATAEPGLRRSMGPRHLIMIAMGGVIGSGLFLSSGYTISQAGPLGAVIAYLVGAFVVYLVMACLGELAIAYPVSGAFHIYASRSIGPATGFATAWLYWLCWAVAIGSEFTASGLLMQRWFPDVEVWVWCLVFAGLLFGFNAFSSKFFGESEFWFSIIKVGAIIALIVFGGAALFGFHPLAESGNHPFLFENFSTPGGLFPNGFAGVLVTALAVFYAFSGSELIGVAAGETKDPAKNIPKAMRSTVIRLLIFFVGAIAVIAATVPYDQVGLDESPFVTVFSSVGIPFAADIMNFVIITALLSAGNSGLFSCARMLYSLADEGHGPRALKKLTRRGIPLVALSVSMVGGLASLVSSVAAPETVYLALVSIAGFAVVGVWMSITASHFFHRRAFIRNGGKVSDLAYKAPFFPVLPILAFTLCLVSLIGIAFDPSQIAALYFGVPFVAACYLFFHFRYGPKAKAKRSA; from the coding sequence ATGGAATCTTCAACACCCCTGAAGCTGGACCATCCAGTTGATACCCCCTTGGCCACCGCGGAACCCGGGTTGCGCCGCTCCATGGGACCCCGCCACCTGATCATGATCGCGATGGGAGGAGTAATTGGCTCAGGTCTCTTCCTGAGTTCGGGGTACACCATCTCCCAGGCAGGCCCATTGGGAGCGGTGATCGCTTACCTGGTGGGTGCCTTCGTGGTCTATTTGGTGATGGCATGCCTTGGGGAGCTCGCCATTGCCTACCCCGTCTCCGGTGCTTTCCACATCTACGCTTCCCGTTCAATCGGTCCGGCAACGGGCTTCGCAACGGCGTGGCTGTACTGGCTCTGCTGGGCAGTAGCCATCGGATCGGAATTCACGGCCTCCGGCCTGCTCATGCAGCGCTGGTTCCCAGACGTCGAGGTCTGGGTATGGTGCCTCGTTTTCGCGGGCCTCCTCTTCGGTTTCAACGCTTTCTCCTCCAAGTTTTTCGGGGAATCCGAATTCTGGTTTTCGATCATCAAAGTGGGCGCGATCATCGCTCTTATCGTCTTCGGCGGGGCCGCGTTGTTTGGCTTCCATCCCCTGGCAGAGTCCGGTAACCACCCCTTCCTTTTCGAGAATTTCAGTACCCCGGGCGGGCTTTTCCCCAACGGTTTCGCCGGAGTGCTGGTCACCGCGCTGGCCGTCTTCTATGCCTTCTCCGGCTCGGAACTGATCGGCGTCGCCGCGGGGGAGACCAAGGACCCTGCAAAGAACATCCCCAAGGCCATGCGCAGCACGGTCATCCGGCTCCTGATCTTCTTTGTTGGAGCCATCGCCGTCATTGCTGCAACGGTCCCTTACGACCAGGTGGGCTTGGATGAAAGCCCGTTTGTGACGGTCTTTTCATCCGTAGGCATCCCGTTCGCGGCGGACATCATGAACTTCGTCATCATCACGGCGCTGCTTTCAGCGGGAAACAGCGGATTGTTCTCCTGTGCACGGATGCTCTACTCCCTGGCCGATGAAGGACATGGCCCCCGGGCACTGAAGAAGCTGACCCGGCGCGGAATACCCCTGGTTGCCCTTTCGGTCAGCATGGTGGGAGGACTGGCTTCACTGGTCAGCAGCGTGGCTGCACCGGAGACCGTCTACCTGGCCCTGGTGTCCATTGCCGGATTCGCGGTGGTGGGAGTCTGGATGTCCATCACAGCATCACACTTCTTCCACCGCAGGGCATTCATCCGTAATGGCGGGAAGGTGTCCGACTTGGCCTACAAAGCGCCGTTCTTCCCGGTACTGCCCATCCTGGCCTTCACCCTGTGCCTGGTGTCCCTGATCGGGATAGCGTTCGACCCTTCCCAAATTGCTGCTCTGTACTTTGGTGTTCCGTTCGTTGCCGCGTGCTACCTGTTCTTCCACTTCCGCTATGGTCCCAAGGCCAAGGCAAAGCGTTCTGCCTGA